A window of Candidatus Dojkabacteria bacterium contains these coding sequences:
- a CDS encoding ATP-binding cassette domain-containing protein, with protein sequence MGRVLAVEAIKLSKEFQKYRKKPGVKGSVRSLLSRERHSVHAIKSLSLNIDEGEVVGLIGENGAGKSTFLKMLSGILKPTSGSAKVLGYSPWERKRAYLKQISFVMGNRGQLWWDLPVVDSFELQKEIYQIGADQYKENYDQLVDMLNISEYLDSPVRKLSLGQRMRCELALALLHSPKLIFLDEPTLGLDLIVQKKLRDFLLDYNKKTRATIIMSSHYMDDVKEMCRRVILLSSGEKLYDGSISELARKYAEYKTVTISLGKSSNKSGLEKYGEVENLSRNLIAVKVPRKDVPQVAARILKEFDVEDLDIREPELDDIVRTIYEER encoded by the coding sequence ATGGGGAGAGTTTTAGCCGTCGAGGCAATCAAATTAAGCAAAGAGTTTCAAAAGTATAGAAAGAAGCCTGGTGTCAAAGGCTCAGTTCGTTCGCTGCTTAGCAGGGAGAGGCACTCTGTGCATGCAATTAAATCGCTATCATTGAATATCGATGAGGGCGAGGTGGTCGGACTGATAGGTGAAAATGGAGCTGGCAAAAGCACCTTTTTGAAGATGCTATCTGGTATCCTAAAGCCAACCTCTGGAAGTGCGAAAGTCCTCGGCTATAGCCCTTGGGAGCGCAAACGAGCATATCTGAAGCAGATATCATTTGTGATGGGTAACCGTGGTCAGCTATGGTGGGACCTTCCTGTGGTCGACTCGTTTGAGCTGCAGAAAGAGATCTATCAAATAGGTGCGGATCAGTATAAAGAAAATTATGATCAATTGGTTGATATGCTCAATATCTCAGAATATTTAGACTCACCAGTGCGTAAGCTCTCACTGGGTCAAAGGATGCGGTGCGAATTGGCTCTGGCGTTGCTTCATTCACCAAAGCTTATTTTCCTTGATGAGCCAACTTTGGGGCTAGATCTGATAGTCCAGAAGAAGCTGAGAGATTTCCTTCTCGATTACAATAAAAAGACCAGGGCGACAATAATAATGAGCAGTCACTATATGGACGATGTAAAGGAGATGTGTAGGCGGGTTATTCTGCTTAGCTCAGGTGAGAAGCTGTATGACGGCTCGATCAGCGAGCTGGCTCGAAAATATGCCGAGTATAAAACAGTCACAATTTCCCTTGGTAAAAGTAGTAATAAGAGTGGTCTAGAGAAATATGGCGAGGTTGAAAATTTGAGCCGTAACCTGATTGCAGTAAAGGTCCCACGCAAAGATGTGCCACAGGTGGCGGCGAGGATTTTGAAAGAGTTTGATGTAGAGGATCTCGATATTCGCGAGCCTGAGCTAGATGATATCGTGCGTACTATCTACGAGGAACGGTAG
- the rnhC gene encoding ribonuclease HIII, which yields MTSYTKEINKTEINKYAQIIQDQGLQPETTKSEYETHRYRGMGVTAIIYSSGKILLQGKDVTQFANRLNDGAISENSPYTPHIGADEVGKGDYFGPLVVAAAYIPAENIQALKEITVSDSKKLSDERILNDFPKLAELCKYSSKVVKPLEYAENINSTGNINIMLSDVHMQNVNQLMLELADEGIECDTVVIDQFSTRKDRLETAGKKFLRSENVKIVQFHKGESDIAVAAASMIARAVFLSEWEVMEKEYEFEFPKGSSNVIEAARRFVLMYGEDKLREVAKVSFSITAKVLNQ from the coding sequence ATGACAAGCTACACCAAAGAGATCAATAAAACTGAAATCAATAAGTATGCCCAAATTATCCAAGACCAGGGCCTGCAGCCAGAGACAACCAAGAGCGAGTATGAAACTCACCGATATCGAGGCATGGGAGTGACTGCAATCATCTATAGCTCCGGCAAAATCCTGCTACAAGGTAAGGATGTCACGCAGTTTGCTAATCGCTTAAATGATGGTGCTATATCCGAAAATAGCCCATATACTCCCCATATAGGAGCAGACGAGGTAGGGAAGGGAGACTACTTTGGCCCATTGGTTGTAGCTGCGGCATATATTCCCGCAGAGAATATTCAGGCATTGAAAGAGATCACGGTATCGGATTCAAAGAAGCTTTCAGATGAACGGATTTTGAATGATTTCCCAAAGCTAGCCGAGCTTTGCAAGTATAGCTCGAAAGTTGTGAAGCCTCTCGAGTATGCAGAAAACATTAATAGCACAGGAAATATTAATATCATGCTTTCAGATGTGCATATGCAAAACGTAAATCAGCTAATGCTAGAACTCGCAGACGAGGGTATAGAGTGCGATACCGTCGTAATTGACCAGTTCTCAACTAGAAAAGATCGACTCGAGACTGCAGGGAAAAAATTCCTTAGAAGTGAGAATGTCAAAATTGTGCAGTTCCATAAAGGTGAGAGTGATATCGCCGTAGCTGCGGCGTCGATGATAGCGAGGGCGGTCTTTCTATCCGAGTGGGAGGTGATGGAGAAGGAGTATGAGTTTGAATTCCCCAAGGGCTCAAGCAATGTCATTGAGGCGGCGCGACGCTTCGTGCTCATGTATGGTGAGGATAAGCTAAGAGAAGTGGCAAAGGTAAGTTTCTCAATAACCGCTAAGGTTTTGAATCAGTAG
- the cysS gene encoding cysteine--tRNA ligase, whose translation MELQLYNTLTRQKELVKPRHGDCLKMYNCGPTVYSRQHIGNYRAFAEWDVLHRSLLYLGYCVERVTNITDVGHMTTDEDFGEDKMDKAAAKSGKQPIDIANEVIDTFLEDLSKLNIRHPDGTEIDLSKDNHTNVADHSWTRATDYIEAMVDSVKKIEEAGLTYETEQAVYFDVTKYDKYTELSRQKLDEKEIGVRDEVAVDTNKKHPADFVLWMKLTGKYANHIMHWPSPWGEGFPGWHIECTAMGCAELGDAIDIHTGGIEHIPVHHTNERAQNFGAFGHDVVDMWVHNEHLVGKKGAKMSKSLGNIYTIPELVELGYDPLDLRYYYLTVKYNQPLYFSLEGLDSAKDSRISLQNKITHLASTINVAELDAGRPLDEYLDRFKAALNDDLNKPVALAVLSDLLKIDAESADLLATVRHMDEVLGLRLIENAFSKVEITEELQSLMSEREAARANKDYSKSDEVRDKLKSMGYEVLDKPDGSQELRKI comes from the coding sequence ATGGAGCTGCAGCTGTACAACACCCTCACGCGCCAGAAAGAATTAGTTAAGCCGCGCCACGGCGATTGTTTGAAAATGTACAACTGTGGACCAACAGTGTATTCGAGGCAGCATATTGGAAATTACCGCGCTTTCGCAGAGTGGGACGTGCTCCATAGGTCGCTACTATACTTGGGATATTGCGTTGAACGAGTCACAAATATCACCGATGTGGGTCATATGACCACCGATGAGGATTTCGGTGAGGATAAGATGGATAAGGCTGCCGCAAAATCGGGCAAGCAGCCGATCGACATCGCAAATGAAGTAATAGATACTTTTCTCGAGGATCTTAGCAAGCTGAATATCCGACACCCAGATGGCACCGAGATTGACCTGAGCAAAGACAATCATACAAATGTCGCAGATCACAGCTGGACTCGAGCGACTGACTACATTGAGGCGATGGTCGACAGTGTGAAAAAGATTGAAGAGGCCGGATTGACCTACGAGACCGAGCAGGCTGTGTACTTTGATGTGACCAAATACGATAAATATACAGAGCTTTCCAGACAGAAATTAGACGAGAAAGAAATTGGGGTGCGGGATGAGGTTGCAGTAGACACGAATAAGAAGCACCCAGCTGATTTCGTGCTATGGATGAAACTCACAGGGAAGTATGCCAACCATATAATGCATTGGCCATCGCCTTGGGGAGAGGGATTTCCTGGCTGGCATATCGAGTGTACAGCCATGGGCTGTGCTGAGCTTGGCGATGCTATCGACATTCATACTGGTGGTATCGAGCATATCCCAGTACACCATACCAATGAGAGGGCGCAAAATTTCGGCGCGTTTGGCCATGATGTAGTTGATATGTGGGTACACAACGAGCACCTGGTAGGGAAGAAGGGTGCCAAGATGAGCAAGAGCTTAGGGAATATCTACACGATTCCTGAGTTAGTTGAGCTCGGATATGACCCGCTAGATCTCCGTTACTACTATCTTACCGTTAAGTATAACCAGCCTTTGTACTTTAGCTTGGAGGGATTGGATAGTGCTAAAGATTCGAGGATCAGCCTTCAAAATAAGATAACTCATCTCGCTTCGACTATTAATGTGGCGGAGTTAGACGCAGGCCGACCATTGGACGAGTATTTAGATAGGTTCAAAGCTGCGTTGAATGACGACCTCAATAAACCAGTCGCGCTAGCAGTACTGAGTGACCTTCTGAAAATTGATGCCGAAAGTGCCGACCTGTTAGCCACAGTAAGGCATATGGATGAGGTGCTCGGGCTAAGGCTTATAGAAAATGCCTTCTCTAAAGTCGAGATTACTGAAGAGCTGCAATCATTGATGTCTGAGCGAGAAGCCGCCAGAGCTAATAAAGATTACTCTAAGTCGGATGAGGTGCGCGATAAGCTAAAATCTATGGGATATGAGGTCTTGGACAAACCTGATGGATCACAAGAATTAAGGAAAATCTAG
- a CDS encoding YbaB/EbfC family nucleoid-associated protein produces MANSFGQMKDLYKMQREAKKMQAKLREKIISGESKQGDVKIFMNAAQEFEDINIDDALLSPDMYDQLKRSMKEAFKDYQKKLQKEMMKEFDMDSLKGMLGN; encoded by the coding sequence ATGGCAAACTCATTTGGACAGATGAAGGATCTATACAAGATGCAGCGAGAGGCAAAGAAGATGCAGGCAAAGCTTCGCGAGAAGATAATTAGCGGAGAATCAAAGCAGGGAGATGTTAAAATTTTCATGAATGCAGCCCAAGAATTCGAAGATATCAATATTGACGACGCGCTCCTCTCACCCGACATGTATGACCAGCTGAAGAGGTCGATGAAGGAAGCATTCAAAGATTACCAGAAGAAGCTGCAGAAGGAGATGATGAAAGAGTTCGACATGGACTCGCTCAAGGGTATGCTTGGAAACTAG
- the recR gene encoding recombination mediator RecR, whose translation MSYLPKSVQKVIEEFERLPGVGAKSAARMAYHYIRSSNQDAVRLADALKEMDEKVVNCSKCYNVAEKEVCDICSNSLREQNKLCIVEEPLDVVAFESSAIFNGLYFVIGGVISPADGIGPDELRFKELQQRVNQLVSENESIEIIVATNPSLEGEATANHIQEVLQKLISEEKVKITRLATGLPTGADLEYADRLTLKRALEGRRNM comes from the coding sequence GTGTCCTATCTTCCGAAATCAGTACAAAAGGTGATTGAAGAGTTTGAGCGCCTACCAGGTGTAGGTGCCAAGTCTGCCGCACGGATGGCCTACCACTACATCCGATCAAGCAACCAAGACGCCGTACGGCTGGCAGATGCATTGAAAGAGATGGATGAGAAGGTGGTTAATTGCTCAAAGTGCTACAACGTGGCGGAGAAAGAGGTGTGCGACATCTGCTCAAATAGCCTAAGAGAGCAGAATAAGCTTTGCATTGTTGAGGAGCCGCTAGATGTGGTCGCCTTTGAAAGCTCAGCCATATTTAACGGCCTATATTTCGTAATTGGTGGTGTAATCTCCCCGGCTGACGGTATTGGACCAGACGAGCTACGCTTCAAAGAGCTACAGCAGCGCGTCAATCAGCTAGTCAGTGAAAACGAGAGTATCGAGATCATCGTGGCTACGAACCCAAGCCTTGAGGGCGAAGCAACGGCAAACCATATACAAGAGGTACTGCAGAAGCTTATCTCTGAGGAGAAGGTGAAGATTACCAGACTTGCGACTGGGCTTCCTACCGGTGCTGACTTGGAGTATGCGGATAGGTTAACACTCAAGAGAGCCCTCGAGGGCAGGAGAAACATGTAG
- the dnaX gene encoding DNA polymerase III subunit gamma/tau, whose product MADVLYRKYRSQTFDSLLGQEHITRILKNAVLTDSLSHAYLFVGSRGTGKTSTARILAKAINCEKLTKEGNPCNECNACKSITSGTFLDLIEVDAASNRGIDQIRDLKEKIEFSPTEGKYKIYIIDEVHMLTTEAFNALLKTLEEPPEHVIFMLATTDVHKLPATILSRCQRYDFRLGTEKDVEQLILNVAGDEGVTLSEGALRLLIENSRGSYRDALSLLDVVVSGQAASDKPDEVSENEVRLILGVPDSTMVYYLLENLVNRDPEKALNLIDELDVKGVDLQQFVRYVLNSLRQILVDKMRSREEQSEYGFIKQMSKRDVIKMINLFLDADRKLRSAHLPKLIIEVVVAEICFDDGSGAVSGSDRQGGGNSASPKKESSSSKDSEKPVEKPAAKSGEKKAKAVAESKSEVAEVSQSKEGEKVVSKDSGKDNAESKAAKKSETAVVDPVSQAETKGGNADLSMKDVESKWGEIINRLQQHNGHLYAFLKASKLQGLEKGTVNIEVPFEFHKDRIESPKSREIISSVFADVFGGVLAYRCVVNESAQTKRPVAADVILKSIPKPEPKDAKKADGAKSEGGNGDQKPRKMNKKIEAIFAGL is encoded by the coding sequence ATGGCAGACGTCCTTTACCGAAAATATAGATCACAAACCTTCGACAGCCTTCTGGGTCAAGAACATATTACCCGAATATTGAAAAATGCTGTGCTGACAGATAGTTTGTCGCATGCCTATCTCTTTGTTGGGTCACGTGGCACGGGAAAAACAAGCACCGCTCGCATACTTGCCAAGGCAATTAATTGTGAAAAGCTCACCAAAGAGGGCAATCCATGCAATGAGTGTAATGCCTGCAAGTCAATCACCTCTGGCACATTTCTTGATCTGATAGAAGTAGATGCCGCATCTAATCGAGGTATTGACCAGATTCGCGATCTCAAAGAGAAGATCGAATTCTCCCCAACCGAGGGAAAGTACAAGATCTACATCATCGATGAGGTTCATATGCTTACTACTGAGGCGTTCAACGCACTTCTGAAAACGCTTGAGGAGCCGCCAGAGCATGTGATCTTTATGCTGGCTACTACCGATGTTCATAAGCTTCCAGCGACAATTCTTTCGAGGTGTCAGCGATATGATTTCCGCTTGGGCACAGAGAAAGATGTTGAGCAGCTTATCCTAAATGTGGCTGGCGATGAGGGTGTCACACTCTCAGAGGGTGCGCTTAGGCTGCTAATTGAGAATTCTAGGGGAAGCTATAGAGATGCCCTCTCACTGCTTGACGTGGTTGTAAGCGGACAAGCGGCAAGCGATAAGCCCGACGAGGTGAGTGAGAATGAGGTACGCCTCATTCTTGGTGTTCCAGATTCTACTATGGTCTACTACCTGCTTGAAAATCTGGTCAATCGCGACCCGGAGAAGGCACTAAACCTGATCGACGAGCTAGATGTTAAAGGTGTTGATCTACAGCAATTTGTCCGCTACGTGCTTAATTCCCTGAGGCAGATCTTGGTCGATAAGATGCGCAGCCGTGAAGAGCAGAGCGAGTACGGTTTCATCAAGCAGATGAGCAAGCGAGATGTGATAAAGATGATCAATCTCTTCCTTGATGCCGATCGTAAACTGCGCTCAGCTCATTTGCCAAAGCTGATCATCGAGGTTGTAGTTGCAGAGATCTGTTTCGATGATGGAAGTGGTGCGGTTTCTGGCAGCGATAGGCAGGGTGGTGGCAACTCCGCTAGCCCTAAGAAAGAATCCAGCTCTAGCAAGGATAGTGAGAAGCCTGTAGAAAAGCCTGCGGCCAAGTCGGGTGAGAAGAAGGCGAAAGCAGTTGCAGAAAGTAAGAGCGAAGTCGCAGAGGTGAGTCAGTCGAAGGAAGGCGAGAAGGTCGTAAGCAAGGACAGTGGTAAGGATAATGCCGAGTCAAAGGCAGCAAAAAAGAGTGAAACCGCAGTAGTCGATCCAGTTTCACAGGCAGAAACGAAGGGAGGCAATGCTGATCTCTCCATGAAAGATGTCGAATCAAAGTGGGGCGAGATTATCAACCGACTACAGCAGCACAACGGCCACCTATATGCATTCTTGAAAGCGAGCAAGCTGCAGGGATTGGAGAAGGGCACGGTAAATATCGAGGTGCCTTTTGAGTTTCACAAAGATAGAATTGAGTCACCAAAGAGCCGAGAGATCATCTCTTCGGTATTCGCTGATGTATTTGGTGGAGTATTGGCATATAGGTGCGTGGTAAACGAGTCGGCACAGACAAAGCGACCGGTTGCAGCTGATGTGATCCTGAAGAGCATCCCAAAGCCAGAGCCAAAGGATGCGAAGAAGGCAGATGGAGCAAAGTCTGAAGGTGGTAATGGTGACCAGAAACCAAGGAAGATGAATAAGAAGATAGAGGCAATATTTGCTGGCCTATAG
- a CDS encoding CarD family transcriptional regulator, whose product MLDHSIFKNELDNIQPVEGRANDKQLVLVTGLPKFLNQVGANLLASHYGQRVELVQIADKESLEELMENIDKLKVDSVKIAVGKELQLAERLVSYNYMRVSRVWEPGEFSLFGDVVICWPKDGSHPVRVSYFGNEVESISLLDPVTRKKSEELKSFELINNESGLSFASVIIGESLVSDKEKANIQPPIFVVIESLSNIERGEIRLPSIDIGFRQLPIKEIYKNNAEVIGKLLNKYIADGYKVDLIVNGKSEEGRLPEELKKVGNVVYSRTLPFTTSKGFISSLNKELYVTPFELFGSIDTQKFAKLAGRSKSSVNTSDEFLRNLLPGDFVVHEDHGIGEYVGIVDRGEELFVLVKYAGKDRLYVPLDQISRLTRYLGTGRRVPKLTTLNSGAWRRVKHKVEEDAEKLARHLLRIYALRKMNKDKGIIVDSGSRDVEKFIDAFQFTDTDDQSAATEEIMSDLYSGVPMDRLIVGDVGFGKTEVAMRAMFAAVDSGHQVAFLAPTTILVEQHLAVLRERFKDFDVSIASISRFLGKGEVQEVIDGVAKGEVQIVVGTHSLLSDQVKFNKLGLVVIDEEQKFGVKHKEKLKAHRVDVHVLSMSATPIPRTLNMALSGIRDISVISTPPSGRKPIRNHFAKFSWSLVEKAVKGEVDRGGQVYFLHNNVKNMASIKAQMAEKLGPKIKIEMAHGQMDDDMLGMVMREFAAGDIDVLVCSTIIENGIDLPNVNCLIVNDAENFGLSQLYQIRGRIGRSDKQAYAYFTYKNLRGDAGNRLDALSESEELGSGLLLANRDLEIRGAGNVLGREQSGSIDTVGYGLFMKMLEDKIEEMRAKPA is encoded by the coding sequence ATGCTTGACCATTCAATTTTCAAAAACGAGCTTGATAATATCCAGCCTGTAGAGGGCCGAGCCAATGATAAGCAGCTCGTGCTGGTCACTGGCTTGCCTAAATTTCTCAACCAGGTAGGTGCAAATCTACTTGCCTCACATTATGGTCAGCGAGTTGAACTAGTCCAAATTGCCGACAAAGAGTCACTCGAGGAGCTTATGGAGAATATCGATAAGCTAAAGGTCGATTCGGTTAAGATAGCTGTTGGAAAAGAGCTACAGTTAGCCGAGAGACTGGTATCTTACAACTATATGCGAGTCAGTCGAGTCTGGGAGCCTGGAGAATTCTCACTATTTGGCGATGTGGTTATATGCTGGCCCAAAGATGGATCTCATCCAGTGAGGGTGAGTTATTTCGGCAATGAGGTCGAGTCGATATCGTTGCTCGATCCTGTGACCCGGAAGAAGAGCGAGGAGTTGAAGAGCTTCGAACTGATAAATAATGAGAGTGGGCTGTCGTTTGCTTCTGTAATTATCGGGGAGTCTTTGGTATCGGACAAAGAAAAGGCAAATATCCAGCCGCCTATATTTGTCGTGATTGAGAGCCTCTCGAATATTGAGAGGGGAGAGATACGACTACCTTCGATCGATATAGGATTTAGGCAGCTGCCAATTAAGGAGATCTACAAGAACAACGCAGAGGTAATTGGGAAATTATTAAACAAATATATTGCTGACGGGTATAAGGTGGATCTCATAGTTAATGGAAAGTCGGAAGAGGGCAGGCTGCCTGAAGAGCTGAAGAAAGTCGGCAATGTAGTATATAGCCGCACATTGCCTTTCACCACATCGAAAGGGTTTATATCTTCTCTCAACAAAGAGCTATATGTGACACCTTTTGAGCTATTTGGGAGCATCGATACGCAGAAATTTGCTAAGCTGGCTGGGCGATCTAAGAGCAGCGTGAATACGAGTGATGAGTTTTTGCGCAACTTGCTGCCTGGAGATTTTGTGGTGCATGAGGATCATGGAATCGGTGAGTATGTGGGAATCGTTGATAGGGGCGAGGAGCTGTTTGTGCTGGTTAAATATGCAGGGAAGGATAGGCTCTATGTGCCGCTAGATCAAATCTCCCGGCTCACACGATATCTAGGGACAGGTAGGCGAGTACCTAAGCTTACGACTCTTAACAGTGGAGCCTGGAGAAGGGTGAAACATAAGGTTGAGGAGGATGCCGAGAAATTGGCAAGGCACCTGCTCAGAATCTATGCACTGAGGAAGATGAATAAGGATAAGGGAATAATAGTAGACAGTGGTAGCAGGGATGTCGAGAAGTTTATCGACGCATTTCAGTTTACGGATACAGATGATCAAAGTGCGGCTACAGAAGAGATAATGAGTGACCTATATAGTGGTGTACCGATGGATAGGCTAATCGTAGGGGATGTCGGCTTCGGCAAGACAGAGGTGGCAATGAGGGCAATGTTTGCTGCAGTAGACTCGGGACACCAAGTAGCATTCCTGGCACCTACGACGATACTCGTTGAGCAGCATCTTGCCGTGCTAAGGGAACGATTTAAAGATTTTGACGTTAGCATTGCCTCTATATCGCGCTTCCTTGGGAAAGGAGAGGTGCAGGAGGTTATAGATGGAGTGGCAAAGGGTGAGGTGCAAATTGTTGTGGGTACTCATTCTCTCCTGAGCGACCAGGTGAAATTTAATAAACTTGGGCTTGTAGTGATCGATGAGGAACAGAAATTTGGTGTTAAGCATAAGGAGAAGCTAAAAGCGCATAGAGTAGATGTACATGTGCTCTCAATGAGCGCTACTCCGATACCGCGCACGCTCAATATGGCTCTCTCCGGTATTCGTGATATTAGCGTAATCTCAACACCACCATCAGGTAGGAAGCCAATTCGTAATCACTTTGCCAAATTTTCATGGAGTCTAGTGGAGAAAGCTGTAAAGGGCGAGGTAGATAGAGGTGGTCAGGTATACTTTCTGCACAACAATGTGAAAAATATGGCTTCTATCAAAGCTCAGATGGCTGAGAAGCTTGGACCGAAGATAAAGATTGAGATGGCGCATGGGCAGATGGATGACGATATGCTGGGAATGGTGATGCGAGAGTTTGCGGCAGGAGATATAGATGTGCTGGTTTGCAGTACGATTATTGAGAACGGTATCGACCTCCCTAATGTAAATTGTCTCATCGTCAACGACGCCGAGAACTTCGGACTCTCACAGCTCTATCAGATCCGTGGTCGAATAGGGCGCTCCGATAAGCAAGCTTACGCTTATTTCACATATAAGAATCTCCGTGGTGATGCAGGCAATCGCCTCGATGCTTTGTCTGAATCTGAAGAGCTGGGCTCTGGGTTGCTTCTCGCAAATCGAGATCTCGAAATACGAGGCGCTGGAAATGTGCTCGGACGAGAACAGTCGGGCTCAATCGATACTGTTGGGTATGGATTGTTCATGAAAATGCTTGAGGACAAGATCGAAGAGATGCGCGCTAAGCCAGCTTAA
- the pth gene encoding aminoacyl-tRNA hydrolase — protein MLLIVGLGNPGSKYENTPHNAGYLFLDQLREFLGWDTLYSVGDWEEDKMFESQICKARVGGETKVMLVKPLTFMNASGRAVSKIVKKFEVRVSSGLVVVHDDLDIKLGQYKLQRAKSPKAHNGITSVELSLGTNDFLRLRIGVENRSENNRIPGEDYVLNKMSQEELDTLKEIGTDATKSLRTLVEF, from the coding sequence ATGCTTCTAATTGTAGGATTGGGCAACCCAGGATCTAAATATGAAAATACGCCGCACAACGCCGGCTATCTTTTCTTGGATCAGCTGAGGGAATTCCTCGGGTGGGACACACTCTATTCTGTAGGAGATTGGGAAGAAGATAAGATGTTTGAGAGCCAGATCTGTAAGGCACGTGTCGGCGGAGAGACAAAGGTGATGCTGGTAAAGCCTCTTACATTCATGAATGCGTCTGGGCGAGCAGTGAGCAAGATAGTTAAGAAATTTGAGGTGAGAGTCTCAAGCGGCTTGGTGGTTGTACATGATGACCTAGATATCAAGCTCGGACAGTATAAGCTCCAAAGGGCAAAAAGCCCCAAAGCTCATAACGGAATCACAAGCGTCGAGCTATCTCTCGGCACAAACGACTTCCTCCGACTCAGAATCGGTGTCGAAAACCGTAGTGAAAACAATCGGATCCCCGGCGAAGATTATGTACTTAACAAGATGAGCCAGGAAGAGCTCGACACCCTGAAAGAGATCGGCACTGACGCCACGAAGAGTCTAAGAACCCTCGTTGAATTCTAG
- the ybeY gene encoding rRNA maturation RNase YbeY: protein MKFEILGLAKDQLESSFGVKEEQFAKMLSEVVESKFAKQKNLVNIVFVDEEEMQRINRENRDTDSSTDVLAFNMPEGSDVFGEVYISLEDVRKNVVDNGVSSVKEECIRMIMHGILHLFGYQHEDYFDENRDDLEIMYRMQEDMLGEFMEKLPK, encoded by the coding sequence ATGAAATTTGAGATACTTGGATTGGCAAAAGATCAGCTTGAAAGTAGCTTCGGAGTGAAAGAAGAGCAGTTCGCTAAAATGCTCTCTGAAGTAGTTGAGAGCAAATTCGCCAAACAGAAAAATTTGGTAAATATTGTCTTCGTAGATGAAGAGGAGATGCAGCGGATAAATAGGGAGAACAGAGACACGGACAGTAGCACTGATGTGCTTGCGTTCAATATGCCAGAGGGAAGCGATGTCTTTGGCGAAGTGTATATCTCGCTTGAGGATGTAAGGAAAAATGTAGTTGATAATGGTGTCTCTTCGGTGAAGGAGGAGTGTATCAGGATGATTATGCATGGCATCCTGCATCTTTTTGGATATCAGCATGAGGATTATTTTGACGAGAATCGCGACGATCTTGAAATAATGTATAGAATGCAGGAAGATATGTTGGGTGAGTTCATGGAGAAATTACCCAAATAG
- a CDS encoding GatB/YqeY domain-containing protein: protein MASGIIDQLRTDTFQAVKDGDEMKAGIARLAMAAVKNAEIEKGSEFTDEEVQNVLRKEAKKLSDSIEQFNAAGREELVSATQGQLDYLNSFLPAMMSEEEVGAVVDAVIKESGAAGPQDMGRVMGQAMGRLKGQADGGVVKSVVEQKLAAL, encoded by the coding sequence ATGGCTTCAGGGATAATCGACCAGTTAAGGACAGATACATTTCAAGCAGTGAAGGATGGAGATGAGATGAAGGCAGGAATTGCCCGTCTCGCTATGGCGGCAGTTAAGAATGCGGAGATTGAGAAAGGCTCGGAGTTCACCGATGAAGAGGTGCAGAATGTCCTGCGGAAAGAGGCAAAGAAGCTCTCGGATTCGATTGAGCAGTTTAATGCCGCTGGGCGGGAGGAGTTAGTCTCAGCGACCCAGGGTCAGCTTGATTATCTGAATAGTTTCTTGCCAGCAATGATGAGCGAAGAGGAGGTCGGTGCGGTTGTTGATGCTGTTATCAAAGAGAGCGGAGCCGCTGGGCCTCAAGATATGGGGAGGGTGATGGGTCAGGCAATGGGCAGGCTGAAAGGTCAGGCCGATGGTGGTGTAGTAAAAAGTGTAGTTGAGCAGAAATTGGCAGCATTATGA
- the rpsU gene encoding 30S ribosomal protein S21 codes for MAVIVHSNENVDSALKRLHREVLREKILETYRDRVYFVKKSQLAADKRREWAKMKRRRRSAARRARSKR; via the coding sequence ATGGCTGTTATCGTACACTCAAACGAAAATGTTGATAGCGCACTGAAAAGATTGCACAGAGAGGTATTGCGAGAGAAGATTCTCGAGACCTACCGTGACCGCGTATACTTCGTAAAGAAGTCTCAGCTTGCAGCAGATAAGAGGCGAGAATGGGCTAAGATGAAGCGCCGAAGAAGAAGCGCAGCCCGCCGAGCTAGGTCAAAGAGATAG